The window TTGAGCCTAGTAGATATAGTGCCTGTCTTATTTTTAACACTGTCAGTTCCTGGCCTCCTATGTTTGTAACTTTGGCGGGTCATAAAAGGaaacatgcaatataatttCCGCGTACTTACACATATCTAGATTTAAAGGTTTtcaggtaaaaaatatataaggcCAATTAACAAGTTGATAGGAAATTTCAGTGGCGCCTGTTATAGCTCCTTTTGAATTCGACGAATCAGTATTTTTTGGAGAGGGAGTTCAAGTGATGTGCCATGTTCCAAAAGGAGACAAACCTTTGAATTTCAAGTGGAGTTTTAGTGGAGGAGATGTGAGTTTACTGCCTGGATTGAACATCATGAACGTTGGGGACATGGGTTCAGCTCTCATAATACCCTCGGTGACTGCCAGGCATGCTGGCAATTACACATGCACTGCCTCCAACATTGTCGCCAGGGCTAGCCACTACGCCACGCTAAATGTCAAGGGTATACGTTCAAAGTGCATAATCTATGCTTTTCATGTTCTATCCTATCCCACATAAACTCTCTAATATAGGTAGTAGTGGTAACACAGTTCTCTTCGTAAACTTACATGTATATTATTGGTTATTTCTTCCAGTGGCACCTATAATATCCCCCTTTGAATTCGATGACGCTGTGTTTTACGGGGAAAGTATACAAGTCATGTGCCACATACCAAAAGGCGACATGCCCTTAAACTTAACATGGTACTTTCGTGACCTACCGTTGAAATCCAGTGACACTGTAACAATAACTAAAGTAGGAGAGAGAAGTTCAATATTGGTTATACCAGCAGCGACAGAGAAACACTCCGGAAATTACACGTGCACCGCTTCCAACACTGTAGCCAGCACCAACCACACAGCCATACTAAACGTTCAGGGTACACTTATTATTTGTGTATTGTCATTGTTCTTTAGTTAATTTCTTTGTACTTACCCTTACCAGTTCCTCCGCACATCGTCCCATTTGAAGCCGAAGAACAGATTTTTGCCGGTGAATCTGTACAATTGACATGTCACGTATCGAAGGGCGACACGCCTCTTACTATTACATGGAGTTTTCATGGGGAAGAGTTATCTTCACATCAAGGAATTACAACAACGAAGATTGGCGAACGAACGTCACTGTTGACTTTATCAGCTGCAACAGCGAGCCACAGTGGCGAATATTCGTGTCACGCTGCTAATCATGCCGGTTTGGCCGTGCACTCGGCCACGGTCAACGTCCATGGTAGCCCACTCAATCCGTTCACTATCCTTGCCTCTAACGCACGCTGCACGCTTGcctcaataataaatatagcCTTCTGAATTAACAGTATTACCGTACATCGTACCCTTCGAAGCGGACGAGTCAGTATTTGCTGGGGAATCGGTCCAACTTAACTGTCATGTATCGAAGGGTGACTTGcctcttgatatcaagtggcacTTCCATGGCTATGAAAATTCTTCGTCGCACCTCGGCATCATGACAACCAAAATGACATCGCGAACCTCATTTTTATCGATCGCTGCGGCTACTGCCAGTCATAGCGGCAATTATACCTGCGTAGCTGCCAACAGCGCCGGCTCTACTAATCATTCCACTGTCCTTAATGTTCATGGTCAGTTTCATTTACTCATGGTATCATAGTTATCATCGTATGTTATGTTCATTTGATGGCGATTCGATGCTGACAGACGTGTTAATAGAATCTGCATGAATTCTGTTTAATACTTCTATGGGCAGCGTACGCTTTACCTTTTGTTTGATCATCTCTTTATTTACCTTTCATAACgcatactttattttatacagtTACACCGAACATTCTACCTTTCGACGTCGATCAAGCCTTGTTTTCGGGAGAGTCAGTGCAGATGATGTGTCACATCTCCAAAGGAGATACCCCTTTAGAAGTGCATTGGGAATTTAATGGAAAGCCTCTCTCAATGAAGTTAGGAATGTTCTCAAAGGTGGGCGACCGGTCGTCCGTGCTGATGCTCCCCTCCGTCACGGGCGCGAACACTGGCAATTACACGTGCATAGCCAAAAATCCTGCTGGAATAGCTTCATACACAACAATACTCAAAATTATTGGTACCTGAACCCTACCTAGGCTTGTTAACCGTTTTTCGTTTTTATTctttacctattttattaattgatttatttttcttggGATTCAAGTTGTTCCGCACATTATCCCGTTCGAAGTCGAAGAGTCTATATTTGCTGGGGAGTCTGTACATCTCACATGTCATGTATCGAAAGGAGATAGACCACTACAAATTTCTTGGAGTTTTCAAGGAAGCGATATACCTTATCACAATAATATGGGTATAACAACTACTAAGCTAGGAGACAAAGCTTCTGTGCTGAGTATTCCGACCGCGATGGGCCATCACAGCGGCAACTACACGTGTACGGCCAGTAACCGCGCCGGTCGTGCGCACCACTCGGCGCTCGTCAATATACATGGTACTCGATGTCGCCCCTCCCCTGTTTGACTTTGTCGAAACATTCGTCTAGATATTGCACGTTTAGATATTAATCTTagaatttattattcttttcctCTGATCAGTTCCTCCTCATATACTACCGTTCGAGATTGAGTCCATATACTACGGAGAATCAGTGCAAATGGTTTGTCACGCCAGTAAAGGTGATCGACCAATGAGCATCAGTTGGACTATTGAAGGACGAGATTTATCTACACTTAAGGATATAAAAACTGTGAAAATGGCCGAGCAAACGTCTTTTCTATCAATTGCTTCTGTTACTGGATCCCACAGCGGAAATTATACGTGTATCGCAAGAAACAAAGCCGGCGAAGACAGATATTCTACCTACCTTCACGTTAAGGGTACTCTTAGTTAGATATCGCAGCATGCTTTAAATACTTTACTaacattgtaaaatatttctttgcTCAGTCGTCCCCCACATCAAACCCTTTGAATTGGATGAAGCCGTTTTTGCGGGAGAATCAGTGCATCTCGACTGCCACGTTTCGAAAGGCGACACCCCATTGAATATCACATGGAGTTTTCAAAGTCAACCCGTCACACGTAGGATGGGATTGAAGACAACAACATTAAGCGAACGAGTCTCCGTACTAGACATTCCGAACGCTATGGGTCCTAACAGTGGCAACTACACATGCACAGCGACCAACAAAGCGGGCACGACGAGTCATACAGCCATCCTCAACGTGATCGGTATCAAAACCTAATAATACCTCGGGTGATGCTTGCTTTCTGTTCAGTTCCTCCTGTGGTCCAACCCTTCTCGTTCGGGGAAGTCGCAATGAATTCTGGACAAGTCGTAACGGCCCCTTGCTCGGTTATTGAGGGTGACCACCCTCTGCAACTGCGGTGGCTTTTTGACAACGAACCTATCAAACCGAGATCTGGAGTCACCGTATTTCATATTGGAGAAAGAAGCGCAATACTTAGTATCGGTTCAGTATCACATAATCACGCGGGAAATTACAGTTGTGTAGCTGAAAACGAAGCCGGAACAGATTCTCATTCATCAACTTTGATTATCAATGGTTAATTTCCTCTATATTCTTGTTCTTTACgaatagatttttattattattatcatttcattGATTAATTCTGTTAAGTTAATTATAACACTATCCATTGTGGACATATTCCAGTCCCTCCCAACATATTGCCGTTCACTTTTGGCGAGAAACCCGCTAACGTTGGAGAGTATTTGCAAGCAGCGTGTACAGTTAATCTAGGCGATCTCCCTGTCACTATCACTTGGAGGTTCAATGGCCAACTTATATCTCAACGCAATCATCATTATGTCATAACAAATTCAAAGCGAAGTAGTCTACTAATAATAGAATCTGTAGACGCAAAACACGCTGGTTCCTACACATGTATCGGAGAAAATCGCGCAGGGCATACATCGTATTCAGCAGACTTAATTGTATACGGTTAGTCGTTTGAACATGGtagaatcattattattttgtgacCTAGTTAATGTTTGTTTCAGTTACTCCTAAAATAGCACCTTTTGTTGCCGGACCGGAACCGGCCTTTCTTGGCGATTACTTTGCACTCCAATGCATAATAACGCACGGGGATCAACCGGTGCGCATAGAGTGGACAGTTAATAATCGATCGGCTAATTCTCTTCCTGGAACTCGTATCAGTAATGTCGACAGAAGAAGTAGTGTGCTAACGATAGAATCAGTCGATGCGAAACACGCAGGCCTTTATAATTGTACAGCAACTAATGCAGCGGGCGTGGCTTCCCACACCACCGAATTAGTCGTCAAGGGTgcgaaaaacaaattaattcaaTTTTAGCTTCTGTCCTCCTCTGCTCCACTTTATTTTCcatacatttaattaattataggaTTTTTATTGTCCCAGTTCCGCCGGTAATTGTGCCATTCAATTTCGGTGAGGTGCCATCCAATCCTGGTGATACAGCGGTAGTGAACTGTGTCGTTACTAAGGGCGACCTGCCTCTCGATATATCGTGGACATTCAGCAGCGAAACAATAGACTCAAGTCAGCACCGTGACATCACGACGACACCACTAGGCACACGTGCCTCCGTGCTCACCATCAATTCAGTGAGCGCAAACCACCAGGGGAACTACACATGCATCGTGCAGAACACAGCAGGCCGTGTCGAACATGTGGCTACTCTTGTCGTAAATGGCACGTCTTAATTACAATATTACAATCTCATTACAATGGGGACTAACAACACAGGATCGCACCTTTAAGGGACCAATCCGTCCACAGTCACTCTATATCTCATATTTGACACCAGTTGCTAACATTGCCTGCTACAAAAATGATCTAACACAATTTTCTATTGTTTCCAGTACTGCCTCGCATAGTTCCCTTTTCGTTCGAGACCCCGCTCTTTGCGGGTCAGGCGACTCAAGTCACTTGTTTAGTCTCAGAAGGCGATCAGCCTCTCGATATTCACTGGTACTTTGAAGGGCAGCCTTTAAAGGAAAAAGCCGGGATAACGGCTACTAAGATAGGGCAGAGAGCTTCATTGCTTCTGATCGATCCTGCGGGCTGGTCGCACAGCGGGGCGTACGCGTGTCTCGCGCGCAACAAAGCCGGCTTGTCCAACTATACCGCCTCTCTCGAAGTCCACGGTACATCTTCATCGTTGTGTACCCTCACTCCCAGCACGGATGAGCTTTGCCTAGATTCATTATTGTACGCTTAATTACTATTTTGACTGGTTTTAATTCTAAGGCTCAAATCGTCCATCTGACAATATTATGATCAGACATTAATTAAACTTCACcgttgtaaatataaaaatgataGACACGTTTAAGATCAGTCTTCGATTGTCGATTATAGGGACCGGCTGCGGCTATCATCGACGAAACCTTTTCTTTTCCTTCCTTGCATATTCTTACCTTTCCTTCCTTTTCCTAAGGATCCCGtctttattttatgttgatTCATTAATTTGCATTCTGTGCCTTTTGGGTTTTAGTGCTTATGAGCTTGGCTTACTAACATGCCTGTTGGAATAATAATGATGCCTCTTAATTTActactaaatataatattttagtcCTGTGGAGAACTTTGGCAATTATTTCAACAGGTTTCCTGCTTTGTGTTGCATTATCATATGCTTTTTATGTCATATTATTTCATCTCTCTTTATTAATTATGTTGTAGTTTGCAAATATATTAATTTCGTCATCTGTACTTAACGTGATACGAAAGCTTCTATAGCAACAGCTTTGCCGATACcttaattattgttaaataaataatatttaagtataaaaaaaaaacaaataattagatTAATCGGAGTGCCAAGGTCAATAGCCAAGTTATATAGGAGCTTTTTGATTACGTAGTACAACAAAAACAAATTGAATATGACATTCTATACGATACTTATAGTTTTTGTTTCTGTAAATGTTAAAAGTTAGTAAAATGTTTTGCAGTGGCTGTGTTTAGAAGATTTACGTCAAATTCAATTTGTTTACTGCAAATTATAAATGTTtcaatgatgatgaaatatttattgaattaattaaaatctTGCCAAGTTTGATAGTTAACTTGTTAGCACATTTTATTCGAACTCAAATTCTACTAAACGATATcaatataaagattttattaaaaaacagaAAGAAATATTGTCTATCACTACTTTCAATTAAGATTAATTAAATgcaataattaataaacaatataTAGCATAATAAAAAGTTCATAAAGTTAAAGTTTAAAGAAAAATCtttgctttttaaaataatgccattttatttttgaagttcAGCAGTTCTAACCATTTGGTGAAATTTTTAGTGCCCCCGCGCTGGATTCTTGAGCCCACTGATAAAGCTTTTGCCCAAGGCTCAGATGCTAAGGTTGAATGTAAGGCTGATGGCTTCCCCAAGCCCCAAGTGACATGGAAGAGGGCTGAAGGTAATAATCTCATTTGAATTAAAACCCATATTTTTGCTACTGAAATAGTATGACCTTTACACTAAGTTTATTCTTGTTTTAGGGGATACGCCTGGCGATTACAAAGACCTTAAACCAAATAACCCTAACGTTAAAGTTGAAGATGGAACTCTATCTATTTCTAATATACAAAAGACGAATGAGGGTTATTATCTTTGTGAAGCTGTTAATGGAATCGGTTCAGGACTATCTGCCGTTATTCTTATCAGCGTTCAGGGTGAGTTAAATTCggttaaaattctaaaacatgctAATAACGGAAAGAATTGTGAATAACGTAAAATATTTTCAGCTCCTCCGCAATTCGAAATCAAAATGAGGAATCAAACAGCCCGCCGAAGCGAACCAGCTGTACTGCAGTGCCAAGCCAAAGGTGAAAAGGTAAAATGATATACCCGTATGATTATATTTCACTCTTGCACATtggaatagaataaaaaataatactgcgtatggaaaggtaattctccgccccgcatcaATTCGTATCAGGTGTCAAGATAGACTTACCTAAACCGCCTCTCAGTCTTACTTATGTCTAAATAGCCGAAAATAATGGGACTGACTGTCTTGCTTGTCTTGCACTTACGCGACAAGGAGGCAAACAACATGTatgaatgatatttttgtatggagagaCCGGGGTATGGCATTGGTTTGACATTATAATGAGCATTTTGAAAACATCTTTACAGCCCATTGGAATTATCTGGAACATGAATAACAAACGACTCGAACCCAAATCCGACCCACGCTACACAATCCGTGAAGAAATATTGCCTGGAGGAGTTGTGTCTGACCTCAGCATCAGAAGAACTGAAAGGTCTGATAGCGCTCTCTTCACTTGTGTTGCCACCAACGCCTTTGGATCTGATGATACTAGCATCAACATGATTGTACAAGGTAAACTTTGAAAAACTATTACAGCAGCGTTTTTGTCTGAAGACAGCTACatatcacatacctacctatgaCTAATGCAATACATGATTTCCTTGATTGATTGAAGATAAAAAGTTAACatcaagtattttaaattttcagAGGTTCCCGAAGCTCCTTACGGTTTAAAGGTCTTAGATAAATCTGGCAGGACTGTTCAGCTTTCATGGGCTGCTCCTTACGATGGCAACTCGCCTATCAAGAAGTTCCTAATTGAGTACAAGCGCGCTAAAGGCAGCTGGGAAAAGGATATTGATAGGTAATCAACTAACATCGTTATTAGATTATTGTAgtaaattacaattaaattaactttACAGCAGTAATGCAAGTATATATTTCTTTGCAGAGTTCTTGTGCCTGGAGATGCGGCCGAAGCCGGAGTATTCAGTCTGCGTCCCGCTACCGCCTATCATATCAGGATTGTTGCTGAAAATGAACTGGGTACATCGGAACCCTCTGAAACCGTCACTATTATCACTGCTGAAGAAGCTCCCACTGGCCCACCCCAAGACGTTAAGGTTGATGCTGCAGACAAACATACCCTCAGAGTCACCTGGAAGCCACCCCCACCACAAGACTGGAACGGCGAACTGCAAgggtaaatatttttaatccaTATGTTACTTTAGAGATTACACTCTAGCGCttattgacttttattatttttttacagataCTATGTTGGATATAAACTGGCGTCAAGTAACAAATCTTTCGTTTTCGAAACTGTTGATATTTCCAAGGAATCTGGCAAGGAACACCATCTTGATATCATGAATCTGAAGTAAGGCTTTCTTCGttaagattttatttaatttgtgcTTTCTTTGGAACagttaaatacctactttttttCTAGGACGTACACCCAATACTCAGTTGTAGTTCAAGCATTCAACAAGATGGGCTCTGGCCCAGTTTCTCAGGAAATCAAGGCGTACACTGCTGAAGGCGCCCCATCTGCCCCGCCCCAGGATGTTCTCTGCACTACCCTCACAGCTCAAACCATTCGTGTTTCCTGGATTTCGCCTCCTCTTGCATCAGCTAATGGATTGATCAAGGCTTACAAAGTTGTCTATGGCCCTAGCGACACCTGGTATGGTGAGTACAAACCTAACTCTGTAAAAATCCAAAACATGTCAGTCAAGATGAAACCTAACCTCATATTAATGTTTTAGACGAGAAGACCAAAGACACCAAGATCACGGCCAGTAGCGAAACTATTCTGCACGGCTTGAAGAAGTACACTAATTATTCAATGGAAGTACTGGCAACAACTAACGGAGGTGACGGTGTACGATCTGCTCCTATTCATTGCCAGACTGAACAAGATGGTAAGTtagaatttaaaacaaaacgCAATAGGTATAAAACcctttgaaaaaataattaaataattataaaattatttttaattatttacagttccCGAAGCTCCTCGAGCGGTAAAAGCCCTTGTTATGGGAGCTGATTCCATCCTTGTTTCTTGGAGACCACCAGCGCAGCCAAACGGAGTTGTCACTCACTACAACGTTTACACGCAAGCCCAGAATGCTGAGCCCCACCCTAACAAGGTACATACACACAGTCAatgacaaatacaaaacaaaaaaaaaacatttatattacgAAATCACATTTACAGGTACCAGCTTCTCAAACCAGTTACTCGGCTACTGACCTGAAACCCGGACGATATGATTTCTGGGTCACCGCTTCTACGATTATTGGTGAAGGTCAACCGTCAGCTACCGCATCCTGTAGCCCTAGCGATAAAGGTAATAAGCATTCTTGTTTAAGTCTTATTTGATTCTTTCTCGGTTACAAAGTTTGGAGTCAACTACAATGTCTACTTTCCTATCTCTTTCAGTTCCTGCAAAAATTGCGTCATTCGACGAATCGTTTACTGCCACGTACAAAGAAGATGTCAAACTGCCTTGCCTTGCTGTTGGTGTGCCTCCTCCTAACATTTTATGGAAGGTAAAATGTTGTCCCGATATCCAATATTCTTGAAAAAGTCTGTTCGAACAATAACGAATCTAACAATCGTTTGAATTTCTAGGTTAAGGGCCAGCCGTTAGAAGCGTCAGAGCGCGTTCGTCAACTACCTGAAGGATCTCTGCAAATCGCTGGAGTTGCCCGCGAAGATGCCGGAGAATACTCATGCCATGTGGACAACCAATTCGGCACTGACACTGTTACTCACACGCTTTCCGTTTTGGGTATGCCCACTTATATTAACAAACTTATAATATTCCACAACTCGTAACCCTTAGCAATCGAATAACCACGTAATAGTTGTCATATCTGGTGAATTAAAATAATGCTTAACAACTACTGCTTAAGTGACTATATCGAAGAGCCGACAGATGCATATGCATGGTCTAAACGAATGTCACTATTGCTAGACAAGTGTCCGAACGCTAAGACAGTTTATCGCAATCATGAGATTAAGCAAAATCAATTATCATATTTAAAAACCTACCTTGAATTTTCCAGCTCCTCCTTTCCCCCCGCAACTAAGCATCGCGTCGTCTTCGGTATCGTCTCTGACTCTCCGCCTGAAGCCTTCAGACAACGCCGACCAGTCCCCTGCCGCCGGTTACACCATCCACTACAAACAAGAATTCGGCGATTGGGAAACTGTTCaggtcaaaatatttttatgtcgtcTTCGACATAAACTTGAATCTGTGCCTGtgaattattttaattgtatttacgTAGAATCTGTAGCTTCTTCTCCTTTAATGGAATATCTtctttgatttattttaatatcatcagactaaacaatttaaattaatatctccATTTCAGATTCCAAGCAACACCGACACGTACACTTTGGAGAACCTGTTCTGCGGCTCTAGATATCAACTATACGTTACGGCTTATAACAGGttaatattggtgctgattcctgtaaacaccatctaataagaaaattacaggtgtcTGCAAGATACGGGGCCATTGTCAAAATTACGACAAATAAAAGTCTAAAACTTGTACTAGATTTCTAAATTTTAACAAACCTCTTCTAATCCAGCATTGGCACTGGCGAAGCGTCTGACGTGGTCATCGCTCGTACCCGAGGCTCCAAGCCGCCGGTACCCCGCGCCGCTGACTTCATTGAAGTAGGAAGCTCTTCCGTCACCCTGCATCTAAAACAATGGCTCGACGGTGGTTGCCCTATGAGCCATTTCGTCGTTGAAAACAAGAAGAAGTAAGTGTTTATTATGATTATCGTGTCCGTTttttctacataacataacagatacttccacacacaggaaatacaaagtacaataggcgaccttattgctaagtagcaatctcttctagGCAAACTTTGAGTACCTACAGCCACCCAGCCAGCAAGTCTATCTACAACAAGtgactgttatttttttaaatttagatttaGCTAATTGTGGTTATTTGTTTCTAGGGGTGCAGCTGAGTGGAATCAGATCTCAAACGCTGTGAAACCAGGAGGCAACTTCGTAGTACTCGGTATGTGACGCGCTGCAATATTTTTGCGCATAAATGccaaattaaaaccaaaaatgACACTTATTCGTGATGATTTCAGACCTGGAACCCGCTACTTGGTATGTCTTGAGGATCACTGCACACAATAACGCCGGCTTCAATGTTGCTGAATACGAATTCGCTACTCTCACTATGACTGGTGGTAAGTAAAGATACATTTATTctgaaatatgttttttaaatatattaagaaaattaatataatgAGCAATAACTAACTGGGTTTCGcgcaaaaaaatatacctgAAATGCATCGCCTTTTATAAGTTCTTTAATTCCGTTACTCCTTTCAATAATGTGCGATTGCATTTCAGGTACTATTGCACCCGCAAGGGAGGTCGGCGACGGCTCTCTGACCACCGAACAGACGCTCAAGATTATCCTGTCGCACCTTAACCTTATCGTCCCTGTGATCGCTGCCATCCTCGTCATTATCATCGCTATCGTGGTCGTGTGCGTGGTGCGAGGCACGAGGGACCCCCACAAAGGTATCTCTATTGTGTTATAGGAACCGTTGCTCCCCTGCCCGGCAACGCGTACGAAGGCAAAGAACTACCTCCTTGGGTAAAGGCTTGGTTGGAACCCGAAGTATTAGTACCGATCTTGGCAACGATCGTGGTGTTCATCGTGGGAGTGGTGGTGATCTGCCTGACCCTTGCGCGTAGGAATACGCCCCACCGTCTGCGAGGTCAGAAGGACGTGTACTGTATGTATGGTGGCATGGCACACCGCTTTATGTCTTATTTTATTCTACATTCGTCCTTCAAAACTTGTTTTTAACTTCTTAGATGTccttaaacaaatatatttttttataactcaTTTAAACGGAGTCCCATCATCCGCATGTGAATATATCCATTGTTAACGTTACATgttctaattttatattaatttgtgTCAAAAttcattgtttatattttttgcaaaacCATTTAGCTGTCTGTCTCTGTAATCAACTTAATCTGAATCTGTATATAATGTATAAATCAAATAACAGACTATGAGCGAGACTTCATCATGTTTACACTTGGTCATATAGATGATGCAGTGTACAACGCCTCACAAGCGGCTTTGGGCGGCGGCAATGGAACCTTGGACAAACGTGGTGGACTGCGTGACGAACTTGGCTACATCGCACCCCCCAACCGCAAGCTGCCCCCCGTACCCGGCTCCAACTACAACACATGTGACCGAGTGAAGCGACAGGCTGTCATCAGTACGTACTATACAACGTAACAGCACAACACGAAGCCTAAAGAGCTTCACAGACGACTATGCAATTTGGTTCTAATTTCGCTACTGCGCCCAAATTATGGAAAAATTGGAAAATCATGTATCTATGGCATAATCATTCGAAGCTTCACTATCATTATTGTTTTAAACAATTCTTCAAATCAGGTCCGAATTGCAAGATCGTGTAGAAGACGCAAAGGCACATATTCGACTGATCACTCTAAACTCTTGCAAGTTTACTCTCACGCACCCAAAATGGAACGATTAGGCAACATTTTAGCACCATTTCTATCTCCTCTAGCTTTACGTTGTGCACGGCCTAAGCTATTTTTACCTTTATACCTAATTTTCCtttcaatgaggataaaaactagaaccTCAAATATAGGCGGCAACACTgtcgagtgttcctaaatttttacagttctccatactgtccagctagaattcgtgataaattgctataaaatatgGAGCACCGtgaagtgtatcccgtctgaagcatgggttacgaaaaagaaaagcaagcTGTTcaaagttttgattgaaaataagattTTCTAAATTTTCTTATTTCCGATCTTTAGAACagtatgattttgcagttaaacgcgtcgcaaagggttatagtgtaaaaatataaccaaaacaatataagtATGTTTGTTTTCTCAAATagtaaactgtcaaaatttaagaacactcaacagtagcgacacctgatgggagaaataggcagtttttatcctcatttgtAGATATTGTAATTTGAAGGTGAAGGCTATTTATGCGGTCAGTGGTTGTGGTGGGTTTAATTCTCACAGTAAAGACTAAAACGTTATTTTCAAATGTCTTTAGTTTCAGTCCCAGTTGTCCTTTAATTACGTCCAATTATCCGTGTATGCTTTTTGTTTAAACAGGCATATTCAGTGTTATCAAGATGTATGCTTATGTCTGGTTAAACAATGTATGTCAAATCCTTATTATGGTTTAGGTGTGCAACCACTAGGATGTTATCTCACTGATAGGACAGCTGAATTAAGATTAAAGGAATATCAATTACGACTGAACTTTGACTTAGTTCAGGCTGTTTGTCACGACCAGTTCAGATATAGTCACTGAGCTTTAAGCGAGTTTTAAGCGAtctttaaatgatttttaagaTTACTCATGTTACATTTTTTGGCACATGGCCATAATTGGAACTAACGTCGCATCAAATCAATAGTTGATGTGAGATGATGTCTAGAGTGGTTAGGCTATGTGCGTAGCGCATGCGTAAAGCAGTAGTGTGGTTCAGTGGGCGCGCACTCAACGTGGGACCCGCGCAGGCATCACTACGAGCGCGTGCGCCGACCGCGGTTGCCCATGCGCCGTACTGGATCCGGCGAGACCATATCCACAGGTAAAATGCTTGCTGCGCTTGCTTCAGTAACTTGACTAGAAATGGATAGACTACTTAAAGTTCTcattaatatataaaagaagTAGGAATAATAGCTGAGCAACGTTAATCAAATATCCAGTTAACTTCGTTAAT is drawn from Pectinophora gossypiella chromosome 7, ilPecGoss1.1, whole genome shotgun sequence and contains these coding sequences:
- the LOC126367980 gene encoding Down syndrome cell adhesion molecule-like protein Dscam2 isoform X10, giving the protein MAMFTGFTALVVLIACGSVLCEDETIGPIFIKEPPNRVDFSNTTGAVVECAARGSPAPDVIWVRADGTAVGDVPGLRQVLPNGNLVFPPFRAEDYRQEVHAQVYACLARNPVGTIHSRDVNVRAVVSQYYVTEAENEYVIRGNAAIVRCKIPSFVSDFVHVESWIMDNGEILTINNTNTAEDGKYLVLPSGELHIRDVGPEDGYKSYQCRTKHRLTGETRLSATKGRLVITEPVGRVSPKFTSGDKSRAFDANGGDSITLLCPAQAFPAPAFRWYKFIDGTTRKQPVTLNDRVKQVSGTLIIKEAKVEDSGKYLCVVNNSVGGESVETVLTVTAPLKATVEPATQTVDFGRPAVFTCRYEGNPVKTITWLKDGKDMKHHDSTLRIESVKKEDKGMYQCFIRNDQESAGASAELKLGGRFEPPQIRHSFGEQTLRSGPSLRLKCVASGNPTPDIAWLLDGEKLTSGERLQIGQFVTAEGNVESHLNISSVHTNDGGLYSCIASSKVGSASHSSRVNVYGLPYVRPMKKRPVVAGDTLIAHCPVAGYPIDSIVWERDGRVLPINRKQKVFPNGTLVIENVERMSDQATYTCVAKNSQGYSARGTLELQVMVAPQVQPFDFGEEILNAGDTVSLTCTVGKGDLPLKIHWQLNDKNLNSGNGVFINRNGKRISVLSIENVQHEHIGNYTCIAENDAGTTSHSAILNVNVPPRWILEPTDKAFAQGSDAKVECKADGFPKPQVTWKRAEGDTPGDYKDLKPNNPNVKVEDGTLSISNIQKTNEGYYLCEAVNGIGSGLSAVILISVQAPPQFEIKMRNQTARRSEPAVLQCQAKGEKPIGIIWNMNNKRLEPKSDPRYTIREEILPGGVVSDLSIRRTERSDSALFTCVATNAFGSDDTSINMIVQEVPEAPYGLKVLDKSGRTVQLSWAAPYDGNSPIKKFLIEYKRAKGSWEKDIDRVLVPGDAAEAGVFSLRPATAYHIRIVAENELGTSEPSETVTIITAEEAPTGPPQDVKVDAADKHTLRVTWKPPPPQDWNGELQGYYVGYKLASSNKSFVFETVDISKESGKEHHLDIMNLKTYTQYSVVVQAFNKMGSGPVSQEIKAYTAEGAPSAPPQDVLCTTLTAQTIRVSWISPPLASANGLIKAYKVVYGPSDTWYDEKTKDTKITASSETILHGLKKYTNYSMEVLATTNGGDGVRSAPIHCQTEQDVPEAPRAVKALVMGADSILVSWRPPAQPNGVVTHYNVYTQAQNAEPHPNKVPASQTSYSATDLKPGRYDFWVTASTIIGEGQPSATASCSPSDKVPAKIASFDESFTATYKEDVKLPCLAVGVPPPNILWKVKGQPLEASERVRQLPEGSLQIAGVAREDAGEYSCHVDNQFGTDTVTHTLSVLAPPFPPQLSIASSSVSSLTLRLKPSDNADQSPAAGYTIHYKQEFGDWETVQIPSNTDTYTLENLFCGSRYQLYVTAYNSIGTGEASDVVIARTRGSKPPVPRAADFIEVGSSSVTLHLKQWLDGGCPMSHFVVENKKKGAAEWNQISNAVKPGGNFVVLDLEPATWYVLRITAHNNAGFNVAEYEFATLTMTGGTVAPLPGNAYEGKELPPWVKAWLEPEVLVPILATIVVFIVGVVVICLTLARRNTPHRLRGQKDVYYDAVYNASQAALGGGNGTLDKRGGLRDELGYIAPPNRKLPPVPGSNYNTCDRVKRQAVIMGAHSTWDPRRHHYERVRRPRLPMRRTGSGETISTGMEDEICPYATFHLLGFREEMDPSKALAFPHHHPAHAGTLAHPHPHHPAHSRAGSQSMPRANSRYARKNSQGGQSAIYSTAPEYDDPATCAEEDQYRARYSRPMYACGPEYDEPACCAPEDEQYTGAYGTPYSDHYGSRPSIGTRKCGGSPEPPPPPPRNANNDNNCSSSFNESKDSNEISEAECDQPRNYPVRAHTAKDGLHSEEMRKLIDRPEATTPIPQQAVHGRGLTAYDTVAV